A window of the Zootoca vivipara chromosome 14, rZooViv1.1, whole genome shotgun sequence genome harbors these coding sequences:
- the SKOR1 gene encoding SKI family transcriptional corepressor 1: protein MESLAAASQLGTGRDSGSSSSSSPHSKQELQPYSGASPLKPNQVGETSLYGVPIVSLVIDGQERLCLAQISNTLLKNYSYNEIHNRRVALGITCVQCTPVQLEILRRAGAMPISSRRCGMITKREAERLCKSFLGEHKPPKLPENFAFDVVHECAWGSRGSFIPARYNSSRAKCIKCSYCSMYFSPNKFIFHSHRTPEAKYTQPDAANFNSWRRHLKLSDKTATDDLSHAWEDVKAMFNGGTRKRTFSLHGAGGGGGGGSASHAAKSALHPPPPSSTDLPPVHKSLRCSGAEEQPGERGGLGLPAGAHGPAAAVRSYPVIPVPSKGFGMLQKLPPPLFPPPYGFPAAAFGLCPKKQDDSLGGAGGGDQVKAGGLPQGMFWGPPHPHPPQPQQQPGGSAKDSGVYPSFPMFWPASGSLPVPPYPAQSQAKAAATAVVVAAAAAAAAAAVEPLGLRGHGHVELEGSEPSGSERSSATPQEGSGSGAADGERCSSALSRAAAVGEEERSGDEALLPPLPLPRKGSYLSAFRPVVKDAESIAKLYGTREAYGGPTGCPGYLSPDFLSEGSSSYRSLSPGNDTVDEPEVDVESNRFPEDEDEDEVPVEEAEEASPPQQLLLTETEEPLAAVGSVGVLAAAEKPAEKALEPEGSPPARSNSRGGYEVRGGVISGSRVGTKGGDASSCYSRPRPEFHHDREGVYPQDREDRSQVLKASTPLGPQTTPYLCTPERNEPDKEDNHSTAEDLESKKSYQNQRSVAQPSPAHTDRGDEVVSIDVTGTQLGEKDIGNLARDELQKLLMEQMELRKKLEREFQSLKDNFQDQMKRELAYREEMVQQLQIVRDTLCNELDQERKARYAIQQKLKEAHDALHHFSCKMLTPRHCTGNCSFKPPLLPQ from the exons ATGGAGTCGCTGGCCGCCGCCAGTCAGCTGGGAACTGGGAGAGactctggctcctcctcctcctcctcgccccacTCCAAGCAGGAGCTGCAGCCTTACTCGGGCGCCAGCCCCCTGAAGCCCAACCAAGTCGGGGAGACCTCCTTGTATGGCGTGCCCATCGTGTCGCTCGTCATCGACGGGCAGGAGCGCCTGTGCTTGGCGCAGATCTCCAACACGCTGCTCAAGAACTACAGCTACAATGAGATCCACAACCGTCGGGTCGCGCTGGGGATCACCTGCGTGCAGTGCACCCCGGTGCAGCTGGAAATTCTCCGTCGGGCCGGCGCCATGCCCATCTCCTCGCGGCGCTGCGGCATGATCACCAAGCGGGAAGCCGAGCGCCTTTGCAAGTCCTTCCTGGGCGAGCACAAGCCGCCCAAGCTGCCGGAGAACTTCGCCTTCGACGTGGTGCACGAGTGCGCCTGGGGCTCGCGCGGCAGCTTCATCCCGGCCCGCTACAACAGCTCGCGGGCCAAGTGCATCAAGTGCAGCTACTGCAGCATGTACTTCTCGCCCAACAAGTTCATCTTCCACTCCCACCGCACCCCCGAGGCCAAGTACACGCAGCCCGACGCCGCCAACTTCAACTCGTGGCGCCGCCACCTCAAGCTCAGCGACAAGACGGCCACCGACGACCTCAGCCACGCCTGGGAGGACGTCAAGGCTATGTTCAACGGCGGCACTCGCAAGCGGACCTTCTCCTTACacggggcgggcggcggcggcggcggcggcagcgcttcCCATGCGGCCAAGAGCGCCCTTCAcccgccgccgccctcctccACAGACCTGCCCCCGGTGCACAAGAGCCTGCGCTGCAGCGGCGCCGAGGAGCAGCCCGGGGAGCGCGGCGGGCTGGGCTTGCCCGCGGGGGCGCACGGGCCGGCCGCCGCCGTGCGAAGCTACCCGGTCATCCCGGTGCCCAGCAAGGGCTTCGGGATGCTGCAGAAACTGCCGCCGCCTCTCTTCCCGCCCCCCTACGGCTTCCCCGCCGCCGCCTTCGGGCTCTGCCCCAAAAAGCAGGACGATTCCCTGGGAGGCGCTGGAGGAGGCGACCAGGTCAAAGCCGGTGGTTTGCCGCAGGGCATGTTTTGGGGGCCGCCGCACCCCCACCCGCCTCAGCCTCAGCAGCAACCGGGGGGCTCGGCTAAGGACAGCGGAGTCTACCCGTCCTTCCCCATGTTCTGGCCGGCCTCCGGGAGTCTCCCGGTGCCGCCCTACCCGGCCCAGAGTCAGGCCAAGGCGGCCGCCACGGCGGTTGTTGTAGCCGCGGCCGCCGCCGCAGCCGCCGCCGCAGTAGAACCTCTGGGCCTGCGGGGCCACGGCCACGTGGAGCTGGAAGGGTCGGAGCCGTCGGGCAGCGAGCGCAGCAGCGCCACCCCACAGGAAGgctcgggctccggggccgccgaCGGCGAGCGCTGCTCCAGCGCCCTCTCCAGAGCTGCGGCCGTCGGGGAGGAGGAGCGGTCCGGGGACGAAGCCTTGCTGCCCCCGCTGCCCCTGCCCAGGAAAGGCAGCTACCTGTCTGCCTTCCGCCCCGTCGTGAAAGACGCGGAGAGCATAGCTAAGCTCTACGGGACTcgcgaggcctatggaggccccACCGGCTGCCCGGGCTACCTCTCACCGGACTTCCTCAGCGAGGGTAGCTCCAGCTACCGCTCCCTCTCTCCGGGCAACGACACGGTGGACGAGCCCGAAGTGGACGTCGAATCCAACCGCTTTCCTGAGGACGAGGACGAGGACGAGGTGCCCGTCGAGGAAGCCGAGGAAGCCTCTCCTCCCCAGCAGCTTCTCTTGACCGAGACCGAGGAGCCTCTTGCAGCCGTTGGCAGCGTCGGCGTCCTGGCGGCCGCGGAGAAGCCTGCGGAGAAGGCCCTGGAGCCCGAAGGGAGCCCCCCGGCAAGGAGCAACAGCAGGGGCGGCTATGAGGTGCGAGGAGGGGTGATATCAGGAAGCCGGGTGGGAACAAAGGGCGGCGATGCCAGTTCCTGCTACTCCCGTCCTCGCCCCGAATTCCACCACGATAGAGAGGGT GTGTATCCACAAGACAGAGAGGATCGGTCGCAAGTTCTCAAAGCCAGCACCCCTCTGGGCCCCCAGACAACCCCGTACCTCTGCACTCCGGAGAGGAATG AACCAGATAAAGAAGACAATCATTCGACAGCTGAGGATTTGGAGAGCAAGAAATCCTATCAGAACCAAAGGAGCgtcgcccagcccagcccagcccacacCGACAGAG GAGATGAGGTGGTCAGCATTGACGTCACCGGGACTCAACTGGGGGAGAAAGATATTGGGAACCTTGCGAGAG ATGAGTTGCAAAAACTCCTCATGGAGCAAATGGAGCTGAGGAAAAAACTGGAACGGGAATTCCAAAGTCTGAAAG ATAACTTTCAAGACCAGATGAAGAGGGAACTGGCCTACCGCGAAGAAATGGTGCAGCAGCTGCAAATTGTGCGGG ATACCCTGTGCAATGAGCTGGACCAAGAAAGGAAAGCTCGCTATGCCATTCAGCAGAAGCTAAAAG AGGCCCACGACGCGCTGCACCACTTCTCCTGCAAAATGCTGACTCCCCGCCACTGCACCGGGAACTGTTCCTTCAAGCCTCCTTTGCTGCCCCAGTGA